The Congregibacter litoralis KT71 genome contains a region encoding:
- a CDS encoding UvrD-helicase domain-containing protein, with the protein MTPVDNEARLRAVDPGLSVCVSAPAGSGKTALLVQRFLGLLARVSEPESVVAITFTRKAAAEMRARVVGALQGAAEGVKARNPHEEALMAAARAVAEHDGSRGWGLLDNPSRLRIQTIDSFCGYLTRQMPVLSGCGGQVTATDDSRVLYREAIENFLHGELNRRQDDKARDIETLLLHLDNNWDSALELLSKLLQRREQWQPVFGGGGLHGDAQQNVLEITESLVRYRLELLQERFAAHMQQLITLMDYREQNLKRGLLFSGDCSDLASWRGVAALLLTGKGEWRKTVTVRDGFPAGKGEPAELKAQMLALLSTLREEDDGALLGELRQVVLLPDVDDEPAHWDVLVAVTRLLPRLGAELLLVFQQKGEVDHAQIAMAALDALGTDREPTDLALRLDHSIEHLLVDEFQDTSSVQFELIRRLTRGWHEHNEANPQGPRTLLLVGDAMQSIYGFREANVGLFIRARNEGVGDLSLTPLDLQVNFRSQQGLVEWTNAHFQRGFPQVDDAQLGAVQFREAIAARAPDEAPEFALFTGDGGQAAEIEALCDKLAEGVARDDVESIAVLGRSRTQLRPILAALRARDIDVAARDLDTLAQRPLIRDLLTLTTVLCDRFDRFAWLSLLRTPAIALDNADLLRMASHCPTAADFRDREITRDTALQAVSRPGQQRLGQLQKLLAWADHYKDRLALRVWVEECWLFLGGAASLASDADLRDTERFLQCLEELEVDQAPLNGRSLATAVEALYASPGDERCKVEVMTLHKAKGLEFDWVFIPALAKSTGGQDKELLLWDEFVLPGAPPSFLLDIRDTAEGGANPRLYDYLKAQAKQKRDYEAARLFYVGCTRAADYLWLGAALSFSEAKDSYSPPGSGSLLSVIWPSIEHQASVTHVSLDEDAVDAPTLGYRRLRELPDIAVVAANSPASPLELSENYLARALGTAVHRCIEALIYKPELPECCDEKLRGLLRVALIEAGADRQALPELVLEGASMLDRLLGDSWARWALSAQRRERAAELPLTIATGTGAQQLILDYSFLDEEAGERWVIDYKTAIPGPGEDVRQFVMAQLESYGEQLARYFEALNTRFDEPVRCALYFPALGRHAEWHPTGAGQ; encoded by the coding sequence ATGACTCCCGTGGATAACGAAGCCCGCCTGCGCGCCGTGGATCCGGGTCTGTCGGTGTGCGTGAGCGCCCCCGCCGGCTCGGGTAAAACCGCGCTGCTCGTACAGCGCTTTCTGGGCCTGCTCGCCCGGGTGAGCGAGCCCGAGAGCGTGGTGGCGATTACCTTTACACGCAAAGCGGCGGCAGAAATGCGTGCTCGCGTCGTAGGTGCATTGCAGGGTGCCGCCGAGGGTGTAAAGGCAAGGAATCCCCATGAGGAGGCGCTTATGGCCGCGGCACGGGCAGTGGCTGAGCACGATGGTAGCCGCGGCTGGGGATTGCTGGATAACCCCTCCCGTTTGCGTATCCAGACCATCGACAGCTTTTGTGGCTACCTCACCCGGCAGATGCCGGTGCTCAGCGGTTGCGGAGGGCAGGTCACGGCGACCGATGACAGTCGGGTGCTGTACCGCGAGGCGATTGAAAACTTCCTGCACGGGGAACTGAACCGCAGGCAAGACGACAAAGCGCGAGACATAGAGACCCTGCTTCTGCACCTCGATAACAACTGGGACAGCGCTCTGGAGCTGCTATCCAAGCTTCTTCAGCGGCGCGAGCAGTGGCAACCGGTGTTTGGCGGTGGGGGACTCCATGGGGACGCGCAGCAAAACGTTCTGGAGATCACGGAATCCCTTGTCCGTTACCGGCTGGAGTTGCTTCAGGAGCGCTTTGCAGCGCATATGCAGCAGCTCATCACCTTGATGGACTATCGGGAACAAAACCTCAAGCGGGGATTGCTGTTTAGCGGTGACTGCAGCGACCTTGCCTCGTGGCGTGGCGTGGCTGCGCTGCTGCTCACGGGTAAGGGCGAATGGCGAAAAACCGTGACCGTGCGGGATGGATTTCCCGCGGGTAAGGGTGAACCCGCAGAACTCAAGGCGCAGATGCTGGCGCTCCTTAGCACGCTGCGGGAGGAGGACGACGGCGCTCTTCTGGGAGAGCTGCGACAGGTAGTGTTGCTGCCGGATGTCGACGATGAGCCCGCCCACTGGGATGTGCTGGTGGCGGTCACCCGTCTGCTGCCGCGATTAGGCGCGGAGCTTCTCCTTGTCTTTCAGCAAAAAGGGGAGGTTGATCATGCGCAGATCGCCATGGCGGCGCTGGATGCCCTGGGCACGGACCGCGAGCCGACGGACCTCGCTTTGCGTCTGGATCACAGCATCGAACATTTGCTCGTCGACGAGTTTCAGGATACCTCGTCGGTGCAGTTTGAGCTCATCCGCCGACTGACGCGGGGTTGGCATGAGCATAACGAGGCCAATCCCCAAGGGCCGCGGACGCTGCTCCTCGTGGGCGATGCGATGCAGTCCATCTATGGCTTTCGTGAAGCCAATGTGGGGCTTTTTATCCGCGCCAGAAACGAGGGCGTGGGCGATCTGTCCCTGACCCCTCTGGACCTGCAGGTGAATTTTCGGAGTCAGCAGGGATTGGTGGAATGGACGAACGCGCATTTTCAGCGCGGTTTTCCCCAGGTCGATGACGCGCAGCTCGGCGCGGTACAGTTCCGCGAGGCCATTGCGGCAAGAGCACCCGATGAGGCCCCGGAGTTCGCGTTATTCACCGGCGACGGCGGGCAGGCAGCGGAAATCGAGGCGCTATGCGACAAGCTTGCGGAAGGTGTCGCAAGAGACGACGTGGAGAGTATTGCAGTATTGGGTCGCTCCCGGACTCAGCTCAGACCCATACTCGCGGCGCTGCGCGCTCGGGATATCGATGTGGCGGCACGGGATCTGGACACCCTTGCCCAGCGCCCCCTGATCCGCGACCTTCTGACCCTGACCACGGTTCTCTGCGATCGTTTCGACCGCTTTGCCTGGTTGAGCCTGTTACGCACGCCGGCCATCGCCCTGGATAACGCTGATCTCCTGCGCATGGCCTCTCATTGTCCTACGGCCGCAGATTTCCGTGATAGAGAGATCACCAGAGACACGGCGCTCCAGGCAGTCTCAAGACCCGGTCAACAGCGTTTGGGGCAGCTGCAAAAGCTCCTGGCCTGGGCCGATCACTACAAAGACCGTCTCGCATTGCGGGTTTGGGTGGAGGAGTGCTGGCTGTTTCTGGGAGGCGCTGCGAGTCTCGCCAGTGATGCGGATTTACGCGATACCGAACGTTTTCTTCAGTGCCTTGAGGAACTGGAGGTTGACCAGGCTCCCCTGAACGGACGGAGCCTTGCCACAGCGGTCGAGGCCCTTTACGCCTCCCCGGGCGATGAGCGCTGCAAGGTCGAGGTGATGACATTGCATAAAGCCAAGGGGCTCGAGTTCGATTGGGTGTTCATACCCGCGCTTGCAAAAAGCACCGGGGGACAGGATAAGGAGTTATTGCTGTGGGACGAGTTTGTATTGCCCGGCGCGCCGCCGAGTTTTCTCCTGGACATTCGCGACACCGCCGAGGGCGGCGCTAACCCGCGCCTTTATGACTATTTAAAAGCCCAGGCCAAACAAAAGCGCGACTATGAAGCAGCGCGGCTTTTTTATGTGGGCTGTACCCGTGCGGCAGATTACCTCTGGTTGGGGGCAGCATTATCCTTTAGTGAAGCAAAAGACAGCTATTCCCCCCCGGGGTCAGGGTCCCTGTTGAGTGTGATCTGGCCCTCCATAGAACATCAGGCCAGCGTTACGCATGTGTCTTTGGACGAGGACGCGGTCGATGCGCCGACCCTGGGTTATCGACGACTGCGGGAGCTTCCGGACATCGCCGTCGTGGCGGCAAACAGCCCCGCATCACCTCTGGAACTTTCCGAAAATTATCTCGCACGGGCCCTTGGCACTGCGGTGCACCGTTGCATCGAGGCATTGATCTACAAACCGGAGCTTCCCGAATGCTGCGACGAGAAGCTCCGGGGCCTGCTACGTGTCGCATTAATCGAAGCGGGTGCTGACCGGCAGGCGCTGCCGGAGCTGGTGCTTGAAGGTGCATCCATGTTGGACCGGCTCTTAGGGGATTCCTGGGCCCGGTGGGCGCTATCCGCACAACGACGCGAACGGGCGGCGGAATTGCCCCTGACCATTGCAACGGGGACCGGAGCGCAGCAGCTCATTCTCGATTACAGCTTTTTGGATGAAGAGGCGGGAGAGCGCTGGGTGATCGATTACAAAACCGCGATCCCGGGCCCTGGGGAGGACGTGAGGCAATTTGTAATGGCACAGCTGGAGAGCTACGGGGAGCAGCTGGCACGCTATTTTGAGGCGCTGAACACGCGCTTTGATGAGCCCGTTCGCTGCGCCCTGTATTTTCCTGCCCTGGGACGCCATGCCGAATGGCATCCGACCGGCGCTGGCCAGTAG
- a CDS encoding PD-(D/E)XK nuclease family protein has protein sequence MSLRPLFQDMDSIARLLAEDVAILTPNRRLSRAIREAEALERQTSGQTVWPSSTVLPLRQYWIERWRFAVTRGFLAPYTLLDSAAQRLVWRQVIDQDSEGRFSLLSPTRAAALCQEASERLALWRIDPGDADTRQLFSFDEDSMAFLRWEKAFRSVLKDMDAMTPEQALEALLNCPEAMDQAVAIMSDDDLPPLHDALCRAAGECHRVAPPRQEGRVLPLRGFSEPRAELQAAARWCREQYLKDPGGRYAVVLSDMQNDRDRLEFFLRQEFDCLSKNYASLPVNFATGFRLDRVPLVRDALRILELSLPEVTVETVITLLQSRFVSPFKIHAEKREASLRRLRELARERVPQHVLHGVLEELFDRSLGAPPWDLVLQRSTNGAWQKRARSPSQWLEPFKAILNAWGWPYGTALDSLEYQQAVQWRETLDAFAAQDHVVAELSLAEAIQSLRELLGEQQFQPRTDDQAVQVLGPLETTGLQFDALWITGMSADRWPAAAQPNPYLPHSLQRQSGMPHADAAWERRWAEARWTQWLQGATEIQISYVNLVDGSEVLPSSLLSDGAVTAETSESRPDDRWLTQRAASTFESLALAAVPVSDEERVSQGVGTSVLEQQSACPFLAFAAARLAATPLPAPVAGLLPSERGTLLHRALYTLWGEIKDSENLHRIDESELEAVIDAAVGFALQGIDKARLDVLGGALLDLEQQRLRRVLLRWLEVERARDEGFTVVAREEPREHVLGGLRLRLRLDRVDELSDGSTVIVDYKSGSPGSVSQWLGDRPARPQLPLYALLEPFASGIAYASLKPGMEGFKGIGKRAFEAGIASARDHVDDDGDGETQDAPENAMEALRGHWRKALAELAEEFIGGISPVDPTVEACRYCQRFSLCRLGEELL, from the coding sequence GTGAGTCTCCGCCCCCTTTTTCAGGATATGGACAGTATCGCCAGGCTTCTTGCGGAGGATGTGGCCATACTGACGCCAAACCGCCGTCTCAGCCGCGCCATTCGCGAGGCGGAGGCCCTGGAGCGCCAGACATCCGGGCAGACCGTGTGGCCCAGCAGCACCGTGCTACCCCTTCGTCAGTACTGGATTGAGCGATGGCGCTTTGCTGTGACCCGAGGTTTCCTCGCACCGTACACCTTGCTTGACAGCGCTGCGCAGCGACTGGTGTGGCGACAAGTCATCGATCAGGACAGTGAGGGAAGGTTCTCACTTCTCAGCCCCACGCGCGCTGCGGCCCTGTGCCAGGAGGCCAGCGAGCGTCTCGCTCTATGGCGCATCGATCCCGGCGATGCAGACACCCGTCAGCTGTTCAGCTTTGACGAAGATTCCATGGCTTTCCTTCGCTGGGAAAAAGCCTTCCGCAGCGTCCTCAAAGACATGGATGCCATGACACCGGAGCAGGCCCTGGAGGCGCTTCTGAACTGTCCCGAAGCCATGGATCAGGCCGTCGCCATAATGAGCGACGACGATTTGCCGCCCCTGCACGATGCTCTCTGCCGGGCCGCGGGGGAGTGCCACCGGGTGGCGCCGCCGCGCCAGGAGGGGAGGGTTCTGCCCCTGCGAGGTTTTAGTGAGCCTCGCGCTGAGCTTCAAGCCGCCGCCCGCTGGTGTCGCGAGCAGTACCTGAAAGACCCCGGGGGCCGCTACGCCGTGGTGCTGTCGGATATGCAGAATGATCGTGACAGACTGGAGTTCTTTCTTCGCCAGGAATTCGACTGTCTCAGCAAAAACTACGCGAGCCTCCCCGTCAACTTTGCCACAGGCTTTCGTCTGGATCGCGTTCCCCTGGTCAGGGACGCCCTGCGGATACTCGAACTCAGTCTTCCGGAGGTGACCGTGGAGACCGTGATCACCCTGCTGCAATCGCGTTTTGTTTCGCCATTCAAGATCCACGCTGAGAAGCGTGAAGCATCCCTGCGCCGGCTTCGCGAGCTTGCCCGGGAGAGGGTGCCTCAGCACGTGCTTCACGGTGTTCTTGAGGAACTCTTCGACCGAAGTCTCGGTGCGCCTCCCTGGGACCTGGTGTTGCAACGGTCTACCAACGGCGCATGGCAGAAACGTGCTCGATCGCCATCGCAGTGGTTGGAGCCTTTCAAGGCAATACTCAACGCCTGGGGATGGCCCTACGGCACCGCCCTGGATTCCCTGGAATATCAACAGGCGGTGCAGTGGCGGGAAACCCTCGATGCTTTCGCCGCTCAGGATCATGTGGTCGCGGAGCTCAGCCTGGCGGAAGCGATCCAGAGCCTGCGAGAGCTTTTGGGGGAGCAGCAATTCCAACCGCGGACGGATGATCAGGCCGTACAGGTCCTCGGCCCCCTGGAAACAACGGGGCTGCAATTTGATGCTCTGTGGATTACCGGTATGAGTGCTGATCGCTGGCCCGCCGCAGCGCAGCCCAATCCGTATCTTCCCCACAGTCTTCAGCGACAATCAGGCATGCCGCATGCCGATGCCGCCTGGGAGCGGCGCTGGGCGGAGGCCCGGTGGACCCAGTGGCTGCAGGGGGCAACAGAGATTCAGATCAGCTACGTCAACCTGGTCGACGGTAGCGAAGTGCTCCCAAGCTCTCTCCTGAGCGATGGAGCTGTGACCGCGGAAACCAGCGAGTCGAGGCCTGATGATCGCTGGCTCACGCAGAGGGCAGCGTCCACCTTTGAGTCCCTGGCGCTGGCCGCAGTTCCCGTAAGTGATGAAGAACGGGTATCTCAGGGCGTGGGCACCAGCGTTCTGGAACAGCAGTCCGCCTGCCCCTTTCTGGCCTTTGCCGCAGCCCGGCTCGCCGCCACGCCGCTGCCGGCACCGGTTGCGGGGCTGCTGCCTTCGGAGCGGGGCACCCTGCTGCACCGTGCGCTCTACACGCTGTGGGGAGAGATCAAAGACAGCGAAAACCTGCATCGTATCGACGAATCAGAGCTCGAGGCCGTCATCGACGCTGCGGTGGGCTTTGCGCTTCAGGGCATCGATAAAGCCCGTTTGGACGTGCTCGGCGGCGCGCTACTGGATCTCGAGCAGCAACGCCTGAGGCGTGTCCTGCTGCGCTGGCTGGAGGTGGAAAGAGCTCGCGACGAGGGGTTTACCGTGGTCGCGCGGGAAGAACCCCGGGAGCATGTGCTGGGCGGTTTGCGGCTGCGACTGCGTCTCGACAGAGTTGATGAATTGAGTGATGGCAGCACGGTGATCGTTGACTACAAAAGCGGCTCACCGGGCAGCGTGAGTCAGTGGCTTGGAGATCGACCGGCCCGTCCGCAGTTACCGCTTTATGCACTTCTTGAACCCTTTGCTTCGGGCATCGCCTACGCGTCTCTCAAGCCCGGCATGGAAGGCTTCAAGGGTATTGGGAAGCGAGCTTTTGAGGCAGGTATCGCCAGTGCCCGGGACCACGTAGACGATGACGGCGACGGCGAGACGCAAGACGCCCCAGAAAACGCGATGGAGGCATTGCGAGGGCACTGGCGCAAGGCGCTTGCAGAGCTGGCGGAGGAATTCATTGGGGGGATCAGCCCCGTAGACCCCACGGTGGAAGCCTGCCGCTACTGCCAGCGTTTTTCCCTGTGCCGCCTGGGAGAGGAGCTTCTATGA
- a CDS encoding 3-deoxy-7-phosphoheptulonate synthase, which yields MSNNVHNINVASQDILPTPADLKRLVPLTEGLERDVTTSRQTVFDILDRKDPRLLVVVGPCSIHDTSAAMDYAKRLRALARELDDTLFIVMRVYFEKPRTTVGWKGLINDPYLDDSFRIEEGLTIARRLLTDVVSLGLPVSTEALDPISPQYLQDLISWSAIGARTTESQTHREMASGLSSAVGFKNGTDGGLTVAVNALGAASQSHRFLGINSQGQVSVFTTRGNPYGHVVLRGGSTGPNYDSVHVTLCEQALEKAGMPQNIMVDCSHANSNKDPALQPLVAENVANQIIGGNRSLIGLMIESHLKAGNQSMASSLKDMEYGVSITDGCIGWEDTENCLRSLREKLKDVLPERARAS from the coding sequence ATGAGCAACAACGTCCACAACATCAATGTCGCCTCACAGGACATATTGCCGACGCCGGCTGATCTGAAGCGCCTCGTCCCCTTGACAGAGGGCCTGGAGCGCGACGTCACCACCAGTCGGCAAACCGTCTTCGATATTCTGGATCGCAAAGATCCAAGACTCCTCGTGGTGGTAGGCCCCTGCTCTATCCATGACACCAGCGCTGCCATGGACTACGCGAAGCGTCTCCGCGCCCTGGCTCGGGAGTTGGATGACACACTGTTTATTGTGATGCGCGTTTACTTTGAAAAACCGCGAACAACCGTGGGCTGGAAGGGCTTGATCAACGATCCGTATCTGGATGATTCCTTCCGCATCGAGGAGGGCCTCACCATCGCACGCAGACTGCTGACCGATGTGGTCAGCCTGGGACTTCCCGTCTCCACGGAGGCTCTGGATCCAATTTCGCCCCAGTACCTCCAGGACCTCATATCCTGGTCTGCTATCGGGGCGCGAACCACGGAGTCGCAGACGCACCGGGAAATGGCCAGCGGGCTCTCTTCCGCCGTGGGGTTTAAAAATGGTACCGACGGCGGATTAACCGTTGCGGTAAACGCCCTGGGCGCCGCGTCCCAGTCTCATCGGTTTCTGGGTATCAACAGCCAGGGGCAGGTGTCGGTCTTCACAACGCGGGGCAACCCCTACGGGCATGTTGTCTTGCGCGGTGGGAGTACGGGACCCAATTACGATTCCGTGCACGTGACGCTGTGTGAGCAGGCCCTGGAAAAAGCCGGTATGCCGCAAAACATCATGGTGGACTGCAGTCATGCCAATTCCAACAAGGACCCTGCCCTGCAACCCCTGGTTGCTGAGAATGTGGCGAATCAGATTATCGGGGGTAACCGCTCGCTCATCGGCCTTATGATTGAAAGCCATCTCAAGGCGGGCAATCAGAGCATGGCGAGCAGCCTCAAAGACATGGAATACGGGGTTTCTATCACCGACGGCTGCATCGGTTGGGAAGATACGGAAAACTGTCTGCGCTCTCTGCGCGAGAAACTGAAGGATGTGCTTCCCGAGCGCGCGCGAGCGTCTTAA
- the nfuA gene encoding Fe-S biogenesis protein NfuA, translating into MLTITESAQEYLAELLGKQEDALGVRVFINDPGTARAETCIAYCREGDVLDEDVKQPFDKITAWLDNRSVPFLEDALVDYSTDRMGGQLTIKAPNAKMPRVSDDSPIEDRINYVLYNEVNPSLAAHGGEVSLVEVTDDAFAVLRFGGGCQGCSAVDMTLKDGVEKTLLDQLPQLKGVRDMTDHSDRSNAFY; encoded by the coding sequence ATGCTGACGATTACAGAGAGTGCACAGGAATACCTCGCGGAATTACTGGGGAAACAGGAGGACGCTCTGGGTGTGCGTGTGTTCATCAACGATCCGGGCACGGCGCGCGCAGAGACCTGCATCGCCTATTGTCGTGAGGGCGACGTCCTCGATGAGGACGTAAAGCAGCCTTTTGACAAAATCACCGCCTGGCTGGACAACCGCAGCGTGCCGTTTCTTGAGGACGCTTTGGTGGATTACTCCACAGACCGCATGGGGGGCCAACTGACCATCAAGGCTCCCAACGCAAAAATGCCCCGGGTGAGCGACGACTCTCCCATCGAAGACCGCATCAATTACGTACTTTACAACGAGGTCAACCCTTCCCTTGCCGCTCACGGCGGCGAAGTGTCCCTGGTAGAGGTAACAGATGACGCATTTGCCGTGCTGCGCTTCGGTGGCGGCTGTCAAGGTTGTAGCGCCGTCGACATGACGCTCAAGGATGGCGTGGAGAAGACGCTCCTTGACCAGCTACCCCAGCTGAAGGGCGTGCGGGACATGACCGATCACTCGGATCGCAGCAACGCGTTCTACTAG